One window of Myripristis murdjan chromosome 8, fMyrMur1.1, whole genome shotgun sequence genomic DNA carries:
- the cdipt gene encoding CDP-diacylglycerol--inositol 3-phosphatidyltransferase, producing MAEENIFLFVPNLIGYARIVLALLSFYLMPCCPLPAVFCYLLSALLDAFDGHAARALNQSTKFGAMLDMLTDRCATMCLLVNLSLLYPSYTFLFQLSMTLDVASHWLHLHSSMMKGAASHKTIDLSGNPILRIYYTSKPVLFVMCMGNELFFCLLYVLHHIEEPAAWLYWLQGVCAVISFLKAGISVLHLITASRNMAAVDAAEREKTMTKTQ from the exons ATGGCCGAAGAAAACATCTTCCTTTTCGTTCCCAACTTAATCG GTTATGCCCGGATCGTGTTGGCCCTGCTGTCATTCTACCTGATGCCATGCTGCCCGCTGCCCGCCGTGTTCTGCTACCTGCTCAGTGCGCTCCTGGACGCCTTCGACGGCCATGCTGCCAGGGCACTTAATCAGT CTACCAAGTTCGGCGCCATGCTGGACATGCTGACAGATCGCTGTGCCACCATGTGCCTCCTGGTGAACCTGTCCCTGCTCTACCCGTCCTACACCTTCCTCTTCCAGCTCAGCATGACTCTGGACGTGGCTAGCCACTGGCTGCACCTTCACAG TTCAATGATGAAAGGAGCAGCCAGTCACAAGACCATTGACCTCTCTGGCAACCCCATCCTTCGCATCTACTACACAtccaag CCCGTGCTGTTTGTCATGTGCATGGGGAATGAACTGTTCTTCTGCCTGCTCTACGTCCTCCATCACATCGAAGAGCCTGCTG CCTGGCTGTACTGGCTGCAGGGAGTGTGTGCTGTGATTTCCTTCCTAAAGGCCGGCATCAGCGTGCTGCACCTCATCACTGCCTCCAGgaacatggctgctgtggacGCGGCCGAGCGTGAAAAGACCATGACCAAGACCCAGTGA
- the maza gene encoding myc-associated zinc finger protein has translation MDTSWSNFLFQTTPTQSQPETPLQSELLPELTGSAQSPPAEHIAPPPSTVDTAALNEEPLPVKPVTKPSRPAHICATCNKQFKNSYNLRRHQSVHTGIKMKDRAAREKEEGGKGGGGGGRVERQTVPLSLLHLTLPPVPPPPPAAPAAPETLPQHGQHSNQEGQPVSVSIAPATVTMAAPPQPIQAAVVVVGSMEQNPNPNPNPIPNPNPNSNQVRKNHACEACGKAFRDVYHLNRHRLSHSDEKPYSCPICQQRFKRKDRMSYHVRSHQGGVEKPYICPHCAKAFSRPDHLNSHVRQVHSTERPFKCTTCTSAFATRDRLRAHLIRHEEKVPCHICGKLLSAAYITDHMRVHNQSQHHACHLCNRSFTTLTYLRVHAQKHHGQEWKESGGARGGFGGTGAGGVLLCQLCGVQCKTATQLQGHMGTHANPQGDPSPNPTSTSPVGTTSVAVTVSSASTVGLLVTDCSSIAPQPHS, from the exons ATGGATACTTCTTGGAGTAATTTTCTCTTTCAG ACGACTCCGACACAGAGCCAGCCCGAGACGCCTCTTCAGTCTGAACTCCTGCCAGAGCTGACAGGCTCGGCCCAGAGCCCGCCAGCAGAGCACATCGCGCCGCCGCCGTCCACGGTCGACACGGCCGCTCTGAACGAGGAACCTCTGCCTG tcAAACCAGTCACCAAACCCAGCCGGCCGGCTCACATCTGTGCCACGTGCAACAAGCAGTTCAAAAACAGCTACAACCTGCGGCGGCACCAGTCGGTACACACGGGCATCAAGATGAAGGACCGAGCCGCCCgcgagaaagaggagggggggaagggaggaggaggaggaggacgagtgGAGAGGCAGACGGTCCCGCTCTCCCTGCTCCATCTGACTCTGCCGCCTGTGCCGCCTCCGCCCCCCGCCGCCCCGGCTGCACCAGAGACTTTGCCCCAGCACGGGCAGCACAGCAATCAGGAGGGTCAGCCCGTCTCTGTGTCCATCGCCCCGGCAACCGTAACAATGGCTGCACCACCTCAACCCATccaagctgctgttgttgttgtgggttccatggagcag AATCCCAATCCCAATCCCAACCCCatccccaaccccaaccccaattCCAACCAGGTGAGGAAGAACCATGCGTGTGAGGCTTGTGGAAAGGCCTTCAGAGATGTCTACCACCTCAATCGTCATCGCCTGTCCCACTCGGACGAGAAGCCCTACTCTTGTCCCATCTGCCAACAGCGCTTCAAGAGGAAAGACAGAATGAGCTATCATGTCCGTTCACACCAAGGCGGAGTGGAGAAACCCTACATCTGTCCTCACTGTGCCAAGGCTTTCTCCAG ACCAGACCACCTCAACAGTCATGTACGACAGGTGCACTCTACAGAGAGACCCTTCAAGTGCACG ACCTGTACATCTGCGTTTGCCACACGGGATCGTCTTCGCGCCCATCTGATCCGTCACGAGGAGAAGGTGCCATGTCACATCTGTGgcaagctgctgtctgctgcctACATCACCGACCACATGAGGGTGCACAATCAGTCCCAGCATCACGCCTGCCACCTTTGCAATCGCA GTTTCACCACCCTGACCTACCTGCGTGTCCATGCCCAGAAGCACCACGGGCAAGAGTGGAAGGAGAGTGGCGGGGCGCGAGGGGGCTTTGGGGGGACAGGTGCCGGCGGGGTACTGCTGTGCCAGCTGTGCGGGGTGCAGTGCAAGACAGCCACACAGCTCCAGGGTCATATGGGCACCCACGCCAATCCTCAGGGTGACCCAAGCCCCAACCCAACAAGCACGAGCCCCGTGGGCACTACCAGTGTTGCCGTCACAGTGTCCAGTGCTAGCACAGTTGGACTGCTGGTAACTGACTGCTCCAGTATCGCCCCCCAGCCCCACAGCTAG